Proteins co-encoded in one Setaria viridis chromosome 9, Setaria_viridis_v4.0, whole genome shotgun sequence genomic window:
- the LOC117836573 gene encoding uncharacterized protein: MLRSVASTLPGLRPLLRRRPLLNPKALLRSRLPPRPFCALSSSAPPAAAAAPSVEGAGGAVAVEEHLTRCAAADRAPLRVAVLVSGGVDSSVALRLLHAAGHRCTAFYLKIWFQEDFRNFWSECPWDEDLKYAQAVCDKIDVPLEVVHLSDEYWNHVVSHIINEYRCGRTPNPDVLCNTRIKFGAFLEAIENLGFDYIASGHYAHVVHPSVENTEAPSVLQLSKDKIKDQTYFLSHLSQAQLRRLLFPLGCIKKDEVRRLAAQMDLPNQGRKDSQGICFLGKVKFSEFVERHIGEMEGIILEAESGDYLGNHRGFWFYTIGQRQGLRLAGGPWYVVEKDVQKNVVFVSRNYYSLDKRRRTFRVGSLNWFDDSGPGNSERLKCKVRHSPEFHDCTVTKEHTEENGDVLVVRLSEDDQGLAAGQFAAFYREDLCLGSGIILDSWDEMSFPVCSRALEIAKLEDKSSLGKPVRIINLEHIVKPEQEAIKVA; this comes from the exons ATGCTGCGCAGCGTCGCCTCCACCCTTCCCGGCCTCCGCCcgcttctccggcgccggcctctGCTAAACCCTAAAGCTCTCCTCCGCTCGcgcctgccgccgcggccgtttTGCGCCCTCTCGTCCTCTGCgcctccagccgccgccgcggcgcccagCGTCGAGGGGGCGGGAGGGGCTGTTGCGGTGGAGGAGCACCTTAcgcggtgcgcggcggcggacagGGCGCCGTTGCGGGTGGCTGTGCTGGTGAGCGGTGGGGTGGACAGCAGCGTCGCTCTCCGCCTACTCCACGCCGCCGGTCACCGCTGCACCGCGTTCTACCTTAAGATCTGGTTCCAG GAAGATTTCAGGAACTTTTGGTCCGAGTGCCCGTGGGACGAGGATTTAAAGTATGCACAGGCTGTTTGTGACAAG ATTGATGTGCCATTGGAGGTGGTCCATCTGTCCGACGAGTATTGGAATCATGTG GTATCTCATATCATCAATGAGTATCGCTGCGGCCGTACACCAAATCCTGATGTTCTTTGCAATACAAGAATAAAGTTTG GGGCTTTCTTAGAAGCTATTGAAAATCTCGGATTTGACTACATAGCTTCAGGACATTATGCACATGTAGTCCATCCTTCTGTCGAAAATACTGAAGCGCCATCAGTATTACAATTATCTAAGGACAAG ATCAAGGATCAGACCTATTTCCTCTCTCATCTATCTCAGGCTCAGCTAAGAAGGCTTCTTTTCCCTCTAGGATGTATTAAAAAG GATGAGGTGCGCAGACTGGCTGCTCAAATGGACCTTCCCAATCAAGGTAGAAAGGATTCACAAGGGATATGCTTTCTTGGAAAG GTCAAGTTTAGTGAGTTTGTTGAAAGACATATAGGTGAGATGGAAGGAATCATATTGGAAGCTGAATCTGGAGATTACCTAGGGAATCACCGGGGGTTTTGGTTCTACACAATTGGTCAACGGCAAGGACTGCGGCTTGCTGGAGGACCTTG GTATGTAGTTGAGAAAGATGTTCAAAAAAATGTGGTTTTCGTATCAAGGAATTACTATTCACTGGATAAGCGGAGGCGCACATTTCGTGTTGGATCACTGAACTGGTTTGATGATTCTGGACCTGGAAACAGTGAGCGACTTAAATGCAAG GTGCGGCATAGCCCTGAATTCCATGATTGCACTGTGACAAAAGAGCACACCGAAGAAAACGGAGATGTTTTGGTGGTGCGCCTGTCTGAAGATGACCAGGGTTTAGCAGCCGGTCAGTTTGCAGCGTTCTACCGTGAAGATTTATGCCTGGGGTCAGGCATAATTTTGGATTCGTGGGATGAAATGAGCTTTCCCGTCTGCTCGAGGGCACTTGAAATCGCTAAGTTGGAGGACAAGTCGAGCCTAGGGAAGCCGGTAAGGATCATCAACTTGGAACACATAGTTAAACCAGAACAGGAGGCAATCAAAGTAGCCTGA
- the LOC117835807 gene encoding LOW QUALITY PROTEIN: uncharacterized protein (The sequence of the model RefSeq protein was modified relative to this genomic sequence to represent the inferred CDS: substituted 2 bases at 2 genomic stop codons), with protein MSPLLNLLLNYHHHFLPNLIKEREEVVLQNARMLLKIQEEWYRTTSTASEPPTELAVELPPSLPAKSSKRKGGSGTSKYKNAFKKSKKNGRLGSSSPAGREILADKGYDFILTTSNYFLRGXXFKKLVAEMDLIDHPWAEAIKLKLHGDFAPGRDQTTLLITSDQVMVSKGIVQERPRSAEEAREFIKGYSDDRAFAVNFVLVSNLSTGATRGGCDIPEIKFQHIPVEFINRVVNQADMTCVTGGLKLTYLSVLPFIKELVGTADSVRGLPRELTEKVIQESLEAEAE; from the exons ATGAGCCCCCTGCTAAACTTGCTGCTGAATTACCACCACCACTTCCTGCCAAATCTAA TAAAAGAAAGGGAGGAGGTGGTACTTCAAAATGCAAGAATGCTTCTAAAAATCCAAGAAGAATGGTACAGAACAACCTCTACTGCTTCTGAGCCTCCTACCGAACTTGCTGTTGAATTACCACCATCACTTCCTGCCAAATCTAG TAAAAGAAAGGGAGGAAGTGGTACTTCAAAATACAAGAATGCTTTTAAAAAGTCCAAGAAGAATG GCAGACTGGGATCATCATCGCCGGCGGGCCGCGAGATCCTAGCCGACAAGGGATACGACTTCATACTAACAACTAGCAATTACTTCTTACGGGGATAATAGTTTAAGAAGCTTGTTGCTGAAATGGACTTGATAGACCATCCCTGG GCCGAGGCCATCAAGCTGAAGCTCCATGGTGACTTTGCTCCAGGTAGAGACCAGACTACCCTTCTGATCACCTCCGACCAG GTCATGGTGAGCAAAGGGATAGTACAGGAAAGACCACGGAGTGCAGAAGAAGCCAGGGAATTTATCAAGG GTTATTCGGATGATCGAGCATTTGCGGTGAACTTTGTTCTTGTGAGCAACCTAAGCACTGGGGCTACAAGAGGAGGATGTGACATACCTGAG ATCAAGTTTCAGCACATACCGGTCGAGTTCATCAACAGAGTG GTTAATCAAGCCGACATGACCTGTGTCACTGGAGGGCTTAAGCTGACATATCTGTCAGTACTGCCATTCATCAAAGAACTT GTCGGTACAGCGGATAGCGTTCGAGGTCTTCCAAGGGAGCTCACGGAGAAGGTTATTCAAGAATCACTGGAAGCAGAAGCAGAGTGA
- the LOC117837727 gene encoding adenylosuccinate synthetase 1, chloroplastic: MSLSTLSHPAAAAAAAGSGKSLSPAFPAAQSARLPKTRPHAPAAVSAAAAAAVHADSAEDRVSALSQVSGVLGSQWGDEGKGKLVDVLAPRFDIVARCQGGANAGHTIYNAEGKKFALHLVPSGILHEGTLCVVGNGAVIHVPGFFGEIDGLESNGVRCDGRILVSDRAHLLFDLHQVVDGLREAELENSFIGTTKRGIGPCYSSKVTRNGLRVCDLRHMDTFGDKLDVLFKDAASRFQGFEYSKSMLKEEVERYKRFAERLEPFIADTVHVLNESIQQKKKILVEGGQATMLDIDFGTYPFVTSSSPSAGGICTGLGIAPRVVGDLIGVVKAYTSRVGSGPFPTELFGEEGDRLRKAGMEFGTTTGRPRRCGWLDIVALKYCCQINGFSSLNLTKLDVLSGLSEIKVGVSYNQADGQKLQSFPGDLDTLEQVQVNYEVLPGWQSDISSIRSYNELPQAARLYVERIEELVGVPVHYIGVGPGRDALIYK; encoded by the exons ATGTCACTCTCCACACTCAgccacccggccgccgccgccgccgccgccgggagcggGAAATCCCTTTCCCCTGCTTTCCCGGCGGCGCAGTCGGCGCGTCTTCCTAAGACACGGCCCcatgcccccgccgccgtgtccgccgcggccgcggcggctgtTCACGCGGATTCCGCGGAGGATAGGGTTTCGGCGCTGAGCCAGGTCTCCGGCGTGCTGGGGTCGCAGTGGGGAGACGAGGGGAAGGGCAAGCTCGTCGACGTGCTCGCCCCCCGATTCGACATCGTCGCGCGTTGCCAG GGGGGAGCAAATGCTGGACACACCATCTACAACGCTGAAGGCAAGAAGTTTGCCCTTCATCTTGTTCCATCTGGTATTCTCCATGAAGGGACACTTTGTGTTGTTGGCAATGGAGCAGTGATCCATGTTCCAGGGTTCTTTGGAGAAATTGACGGCCTTGAGTCCAATGGAGTCCGCTGTGATGGAAGAATACTGGTCTCTGATCGAGCACATCTGCTGTTTGATCTGCACCAGGTTGTTGATGGACTTAGGGAAGCTGAGCTGGAAAATTCTTTTATTGGGACAACTAAGAGAGGCATTGGACCTTGTTACTCCAGCAAGGTAACTCGAAATGGACTGCGAGTTTGTGATCTAAGGCACATGGACACTTTTGGGGATAAACTTGATGTCTTATTTAAAGATGCTGCTTCAAGATTTCAAGGCTTCGAGTACAGCAAAAGTATGCTCAAGGAAGAGGTTGAGAGGTACAAGAGGTTTGCAGAGCGCTTGGAGCCCTTCATTGCTGATACTGTGCATGTGTTAAATGAATCTAtccaacagaagaagaaaattCTGGTTGAAGGGGGCCAAGCAACTATGCTGGACATTGATTTTGGTACTTATCCATTTGTGACTTCTTCGAGCCCTTCAGCTGGCGGGATATGCACTGGCCTTGGGATTGCCCCAAGGGTAGTTGGTGACCTGATTGGAGTG GTCAAGGCTTACACATCAAGAGTTGGCTCTGGTCCTTTCCCAACTGAACTATTTGGAGAGGAAGGTGATCGCCTTAGGAAAGCTGGAATGGAATTTGGCACGACAACAGGTCGCCCAAGGCGATGTGGCTGGCTTGACATTGTTGCACTTAAGTACTGCTGCCAAATCAATGGGTTCTCTTCACTTAATTTGACCAAACTTGATGTTCTGTCTGGGCTGTCAGAAATTAAGGTGGGTGTTTCATATAACCAAGCGGACGGACAGAAACTACAATCCTTCCCTGGGGATCTTGACACCCTGGAGCAAGTACAG GTCAACTATGAGGTGCTGCCAGGTTGGCAAAGTGACATTTCTTCCATTAGAAGTTACAATGAACTTCCCCAAGCTGCGCGCCTCTATGTGGAGAGGATAGAGGAGCTTGTTGGTGTCCCAGTGCACTACATTGGTGTTGGACCTGGGAGAGATGCTCTCATATACAAGTAA
- the LOC117837728 gene encoding dehydration-responsive element-binding protein 2E has product MESYGGGRKRAWKKGPTRGKGGPQNAACEYRGVRQRTWGKWVAEIREPNKRTRLWLGSFATAEEAALAYDEAARRLYGPDAFLNLPHLRASVTAAAAAAHQRLRWLPASARGGAAVPAYGLLNLNAQHNVHVIHQRLQELKNGGAPPAKPPCGGGARAPHQLVVPPLPASTTSPCSTVTNGGGVAAHAALPPPMSCFQALEEAVATAAMTADDDTEPCEGACAGTDKPQLDLREFLQQIGVLKTDEDGATAKEGLHGDGDVAGAFGFGGNGEFDWDALAADLNDIAGGHGGAVGVNGGFQMDDLHEVDQFGSCLPIPVWDV; this is encoded by the coding sequence ATGGAGAGctacggcggcgggcggaagcgCGCGTGGAAGAAGGGCCCGACGCGGGGGAAGGGCGGCCCGCAGAACGCGGCGTGCGAGTACCGGGGCGTGCGGCAGCGGACGTGGGGCAAGTGGGTGGCCGAGATCCGCGAGCCCAACAAGCGCACCCGCCTCTGGCTCGGCTCCTTCGccaccgccgaggaggccgcgcTCGCCTACGACGAGGCCGCGCGCAGGCTCTACGGGCCAGACGCCTTCCTCAACCTGCCCCACCTCCGCgcctccgtcaccgccgccgccgccgccgcgcaccagCGCCTCAGGTGGCTCCCGGCCTCCGccaggggcggcgccgccgtcccggctTACGGCCTCCTCAACCTCAACGCGCAGCACAACGTCCACGTCATCCACCAGAGGCTGCAGGAGCTCAAGAACggcggggcgccgccggccaagcCGCCCTGCGGGGGCGGAGCGCGAGCTCCCCACCAGCTCGTCGTCCCGCCTCtcccggcctccaccacctctcCCTGCTCCACCGtcaccaacggcggcggcgtggctgccCACgcggccctgccgccgcccatGTCGTGCTTCCAGGCcctggaggaggcggtggccacGGCCGCGATGACGGCCGACGACGACACCGAGCCGTGCGAGGGCGCCTGCGCTGGCACGGACAAGCCCCAGCTCGACCTCAGGGAGTTTTTGCAGCAGATCGGCGTGCTCAAGACCGACGAGGACGGCGCCACCGCCAAGGAGGGCCTACACGGCGACGGCGATGTAGCCGGTGCCTTCGGCTTCGGCGGCAACGGCGAGTTCGACTGGGACGCGCTGGCTGCGGACCTCAACGACATCGCGGgaggccacggcggcgccgtcggcgtgAACGGAGGGTTCCAGATGGACGATCTGCATGAGGTCGACCAGTTCGGAAGCTGCCTTCCCATCCCTGTCTGGGACGTGTAA